The sequence below is a genomic window from Clostridium putrefaciens.
GCAAATTGTTCATCATTTATATTAAATATTACTATTTGCATATAAAAACTCTCCTTAATCTATAGCTTTTTTTAAAGCTTCTAAAACCCTATCTACTTGGAATGGCTTCACTATAAAGTCTCTAGCACCTGCCCTCATAGCATCCATAACCATAGTTTGTTGCCCCATAGCGCTGCACATTATTATTTTTGCAGATGAATCAAATTGTCTTATATTTTTAACTGCTTCTATACCATCCATATCAGGCATTGTTATATCCATAGTTACAACATCCGGTCTTTCCTTTTTATACATTTCTACAGCCTTAATACCATTACTTGCTTCACCCACCACTTCAAATCCATTCTTTTCAAGGATATCCTTAATCATCATTCTCATAAAAGCCGCATCATCAACAATCAACACTTTTGCCATTTTTCATACCT
It includes:
- a CDS encoding response regulator, with amino-acid sequence MAKVLIVDDAAFMRMMIKDILEKNGFEVVGEASNGIKAVEMYKKERPDVVTMDITMPDMDGIEAVKNIRQFDSSAKIIMCSAMGQQTMVMDAMRAGARDFIVKPFQVDRVLEALKKAID